The proteins below come from a single Streptomyces sp. M92 genomic window:
- a CDS encoding ATP-binding protein, which translates to MAAESRWDRTLASEEITNRTASFTGELHNVTGARLVAEDFLYDLARAAPPAQPEHWDDILLVVTELAANAVQYAPGPFQLRLRRTFDGVHVVMHDTSTTEPAPRPFHPSSGGGGIGWHLIHTLSDQVSVVTGERGKDIHVFLPW; encoded by the coding sequence ATGGCAGCCGAGTCGCGTTGGGACAGGACACTGGCTTCCGAGGAGATCACGAACCGCACCGCCAGCTTCACCGGGGAGCTGCACAATGTGACCGGTGCGCGCCTGGTCGCGGAGGACTTCCTCTACGACCTTGCCCGTGCGGCACCGCCCGCACAGCCCGAACACTGGGACGACATCCTGCTCGTCGTCACGGAGCTGGCGGCGAACGCGGTGCAGTACGCCCCCGGGCCTTTCCAGCTGCGGCTGCGCCGCACCTTCGACGGCGTGCACGTGGTGATGCACGACACCAGCACGACGGAGCCCGCGCCGCGCCCCTTCCATCCGAGCAGCGGCGGCGGGGGCATCGGCTGGCATCTGATCCACACCCTCTCCGACCAGGTGAGCGTCGTCACCGGTGAGCGGGGCAAGGACATCCACGTCTTCCTGCCGTGGTGA
- a CDS encoding HAMP domain-containing protein, with the protein MTSDSTGTVDSGPGDQELRRLLAGLTAVRDGDFGTRLPDEADGLMGDIAKVFNGMVDQLSVFTSEVTRVAREVGTEGTLGGQARVPGVSGTWADLTDSVNAMAGNLTTQVRDIAQVATAVAKGDLSQKIDVDARGEILELKNTINTMVDQLSAFADEVTRVAREVGTDGRLGGQADVQGVKGTWRDLTDSVNFMAGNLTGQVRNVAQVATAVAKGDLSQKITVDARGEILELKNTINTMVDQLSAFADEVTRVAREVGTEGNLGGRAQVRGVSGTWKDLTDNVNSMANNLTGQVRSITQVATAVAKGDLSQRITVEAKGEVAALADVINTMVDTLSAFADEVTRVAREVGTEGRLGGQAHVPNVAGTWKDLTDNVNSMANNLTGQVRNIALVTTAVARGDLSKKIDVDARGEILELKTTINTMVDQLSAFADEVTRVAREVGTEGRLGGQAEVEGVSGTWKRLTENVNELAGNLTRQVRAIAEVTSAVAEGDLTRSVNVEASGEVAELKDNINSMVESLRETTRANQEQDWLKTNLARISGLMQGHRDLPVVAELIMDELVPLVSAQYGAFYLAEDGEAGPELRLVGSYGYPEDSARPTRIAFGRTLVGQAARSRRTIVVDEVPSGYVTISSGLGEVVPSALVLVPIVVEGQVLGVIELASVAPFTQINRDFLELLMESIGANVNTIVANARTDELLAESQRLTAELQARSAELQVQQEELQRSNAELEEKASLLAAQNRDIEAKNLQIEQARQELEARAQQLSLASKYKSEFLANMSHELRTPLNSLLILAQLLAQNPSRNLTPKQVEYAGIIHSAGSDLLQLINDILDLSKVEAGKMDVSPERVTLRQLIEYVEATFRPMTTQKGLEFTVSTATGAPADLLTDDSRLRQVLRNLLSNAVKFTERGGVELAVEPAPDDEVPAGVVRGGAVVAFRVKDTGIGIPEQNLESVFGAFQQADGTTSRKYGGTGLGLSITREIAQLLGGAVTVDSTPDRGSTFTLFLPVARPDFEELLAHGPEQPDAESPADSPARPAPVAELTGGHRQRPRRLLVVEERPRGLLTLVAESVIADLTHGRDETGERPPLDVITAVGAQEAAGALAAEPCHCVVLELGMPDAEASRFLRALRGDSALASVPVLVHSGHRADAALEEDLRSGPGGGALEFLSSLDELRERIALHLAAEEPGDVLSLVRPEEPRRLAPHTVDDAPGGRTVLVVDDDARNLFALSGILELHGFRVLHAENGRRGIETLVDHPEVALVLMDVMMPEMDGYAATEEIRRMPRYAELPIIAVTAKAMPGDREKSLASGASDYVTKPVDTQDLIACVRRWLPA; encoded by the coding sequence ATGACCAGCGACAGCACCGGAACCGTCGATTCGGGTCCGGGCGATCAGGAGCTGCGCCGCCTCCTGGCGGGCCTGACGGCCGTCCGGGACGGTGACTTCGGCACCCGTCTGCCGGACGAGGCGGACGGCCTGATGGGCGACATCGCCAAGGTCTTCAACGGCATGGTGGACCAGTTGTCCGTGTTCACCTCGGAAGTCACCCGGGTGGCCCGCGAGGTCGGCACCGAGGGCACCCTCGGCGGCCAGGCGCGGGTGCCCGGGGTGTCCGGCACCTGGGCCGACCTGACGGACTCGGTCAACGCGATGGCGGGGAACCTGACCACCCAGGTGCGCGACATCGCGCAGGTGGCCACGGCGGTGGCCAAGGGCGATCTGTCGCAGAAGATCGACGTGGACGCCCGCGGCGAGATCCTGGAACTCAAGAACACCATCAACACGATGGTCGACCAGCTCTCCGCCTTCGCCGACGAGGTCACCCGCGTCGCCCGCGAGGTCGGCACAGACGGACGTCTCGGCGGCCAGGCCGACGTGCAGGGCGTCAAGGGCACGTGGCGCGACCTCACCGACTCGGTGAACTTCATGGCGGGCAACCTGACCGGCCAGGTCCGCAACGTCGCCCAGGTGGCGACCGCGGTGGCCAAGGGCGACCTGTCGCAGAAGATCACCGTGGACGCCCGCGGCGAGATCCTGGAACTCAAGAACACCATCAACACGATGGTCGACCAGCTCTCCGCCTTCGCCGACGAGGTCACCCGCGTCGCCCGCGAGGTCGGCACCGAGGGCAACCTGGGCGGGCGGGCCCAGGTGCGCGGGGTGTCGGGCACCTGGAAGGACCTCACCGACAACGTCAACTCCATGGCCAACAACCTCACCGGCCAGGTCCGCTCCATCACGCAGGTCGCCACCGCCGTGGCCAAGGGTGACCTCTCCCAGCGGATCACCGTCGAGGCCAAGGGCGAGGTCGCGGCGCTGGCCGACGTGATCAACACGATGGTCGACACGCTGTCCGCGTTCGCCGACGAGGTCACCCGGGTGGCCCGCGAGGTCGGCACCGAGGGGCGCCTCGGCGGCCAGGCGCACGTGCCGAACGTCGCGGGCACCTGGAAGGACCTCACCGACAACGTCAACTCCATGGCCAACAACCTCACCGGCCAGGTGCGCAACATCGCGCTGGTGACGACCGCGGTGGCCCGGGGCGACCTGTCGAAGAAGATCGACGTCGACGCCCGCGGCGAGATCCTGGAGCTGAAGACGACCATCAACACGATGGTCGACCAGCTGTCCGCCTTCGCCGACGAGGTCACCCGCGTCGCCCGCGAGGTCGGCACCGAGGGCCGCCTCGGCGGCCAGGCCGAGGTCGAGGGCGTCTCCGGCACCTGGAAGCGGCTCACGGAGAACGTCAACGAGCTGGCCGGCAACCTCACCCGCCAGGTCCGCGCGATCGCCGAGGTGACCTCCGCCGTCGCCGAGGGGGACCTGACCCGCTCCGTCAACGTGGAGGCGTCCGGCGAGGTCGCCGAGCTCAAGGACAACATCAACTCCATGGTGGAGTCGCTGCGCGAGACGACGCGGGCCAACCAGGAGCAGGACTGGCTCAAGACCAACCTGGCCCGCATCTCCGGGCTGATGCAGGGGCACCGGGACCTGCCCGTGGTCGCCGAGCTGATCATGGACGAGCTGGTGCCGCTGGTGTCGGCCCAGTACGGCGCCTTCTACCTGGCGGAGGACGGCGAGGCCGGTCCCGAGCTGCGGCTCGTCGGCTCCTACGGCTACCCCGAGGACTCCGCCAGACCCACCCGCATCGCCTTCGGCCGCACCCTGGTCGGGCAGGCCGCGCGCAGCCGGCGCACCATCGTGGTGGACGAGGTCCCGTCCGGTTACGTGACCATCTCCTCCGGTCTCGGCGAGGTGGTGCCGTCCGCCCTGGTGCTGGTGCCCATCGTGGTCGAGGGCCAGGTCCTCGGTGTCATCGAGCTGGCGTCCGTGGCACCGTTCACGCAGATCAACCGGGACTTCCTGGAACTGCTGATGGAGTCCATCGGCGCCAACGTCAACACGATCGTGGCCAACGCCCGCACCGACGAGCTGCTCGCCGAGTCGCAGCGGCTGACCGCCGAGCTGCAGGCCCGCTCGGCGGAGCTCCAGGTGCAGCAGGAGGAGCTGCAGCGCTCCAACGCCGAGCTGGAGGAGAAGGCATCCCTGCTGGCGGCGCAGAACCGGGACATCGAGGCGAAGAACCTGCAGATCGAGCAGGCGCGGCAGGAGCTGGAGGCCCGGGCCCAGCAGCTGTCGCTGGCCTCGAAGTACAAGTCGGAGTTCCTGGCCAACATGAGCCACGAACTGCGCACGCCGCTCAACAGCCTGCTGATCCTGGCCCAGCTGCTCGCGCAGAACCCGTCGCGCAACCTCACGCCGAAGCAGGTCGAGTACGCGGGCATCATCCACTCCGCGGGCTCGGACCTGCTCCAGCTGATCAACGACATCCTGGACCTGTCGAAGGTCGAGGCCGGGAAGATGGACGTCTCCCCCGAGCGGGTGACGCTGCGCCAGCTCATCGAGTACGTCGAGGCCACCTTCCGGCCGATGACGACGCAGAAGGGCCTGGAGTTCACGGTCTCGACGGCCACCGGAGCGCCGGCGGACCTGCTGACCGACGACTCGCGGCTGCGCCAGGTGCTGCGCAACCTGTTGTCCAACGCGGTGAAGTTCACCGAGCGGGGCGGCGTGGAGCTGGCCGTCGAACCGGCGCCTGACGACGAGGTGCCGGCGGGTGTGGTCCGGGGCGGGGCGGTGGTGGCCTTCCGGGTGAAGGACACGGGCATCGGTATTCCCGAGCAGAACCTGGAGTCGGTCTTCGGCGCCTTCCAGCAGGCGGACGGCACGACGAGCCGCAAGTACGGCGGCACCGGGCTCGGTCTGTCCATCACCCGGGAGATCGCCCAGCTCCTGGGCGGCGCCGTCACCGTGGACAGCACGCCGGACCGGGGCAGCACCTTCACGCTGTTCCTGCCCGTGGCCCGGCCCGACTTCGAGGAGCTGCTGGCCCACGGACCGGAGCAGCCCGACGCCGAGTCGCCGGCCGACTCGCCGGCCCGCCCGGCACCGGTGGCCGAACTCACCGGCGGCCACCGGCAGCGCCCCCGGCGGCTGCTCGTCGTGGAGGAGCGCCCCCGGGGCCTGCTCACCCTCGTCGCGGAGAGCGTGATCGCCGACCTGACGCACGGGCGGGACGAAACGGGCGAGAGGCCACCGCTCGACGTGATCACGGCGGTGGGCGCGCAGGAGGCCGCCGGCGCGCTGGCCGCCGAGCCGTGCCACTGCGTCGTCCTGGAGCTGGGCATGCCGGACGCCGAGGCGTCCCGCTTCCTGCGGGCCCTGCGGGGCGACTCGGCGCTGGCGAGCGTGCCGGTGCTGGTACACAGCGGTCACCGCGCGGACGCCGCCCTGGAGGAGGATCTGCGCTCCGGCCCCGGGGGCGGGGCGCTGGAGTTCCTGTCCAGCCTCGACGAGCTGCGTGAGCGCATCGCCCTGCACCTGGCCGCCGAGGAGCCCGGGGACGTGCTCTCGCTGGTCCGGCCCGAGGAGCCGCGGCGCCTGGCCCCGCACACGGTGGACGACGCGCCCGGCGGGCGCACCGTCCTCGTCGTCGACGACGACGCGCGCAACCTCTTCGCGCTCAGCGGCATCCTGGAACTCCACGGCTTCCGGGTCCTGCACGCGGAGAACGGGCGCCGGGGCATCGAGACGCTGGTGGACCACCCGGAGGTCGCGCTGGTGCTGATGGACGTGATGATGCCGGAGATGGACGGCTACGCGGCGACGGAGGAGAT
- a CDS encoding AMP-dependent synthetase/ligase, whose product MLDPALAPRVAGPLTGGLADSLFETAARTPALPMLARRPAPDSPVWQEVTAVEFRDEVVDLAKGLIACGISPGDRVAILARTRYEWTVFSYALWTVGAEVVPIYPTSSRDQVEWILRDAGCVAVVVEDEQSVMTVGSVCASLPALRHVWQLDAGALDTLVARGEFIPYATVDSMRRIVLPNATAVVAYTSGTSGRAMGCALSHRGLASPCDTLIEGWGHTVAPPGEQGAVLAFLPFSHVYGLMIQNLCVRGGLLMAHEPTTTQEALASALRSFRPTYFYAVPSVLEKLYKNFLRTAQQAGRGALFERAAATARDFAAALERRRLGQGAGPGFDLRLQHSLFERTVYRRLRSALGGRVRRATCGGSPLSRELSLFYEGIGVYVHDGYGLTETSGGLTMQPLGREKSGTVGQPLPGMEIRLADDGEILVRGPSLFQGYLGDEAATREVLRGGWLATGDLGHLDGENYLAITGRKKDIIITSGGKSVAPAALEQRLRMHPLVHQAVVVGDNRPCVGALITLDPEFLTHWRAGLALQGDVPAREAREENALREEVARAVAAANSAVSRSESIRVFRVLPEPFDVSNGLLTPSMKLRRDEIVRTYAFEIDAMYEARPHRRPRTVPEEPAGWEDSDSVFFR is encoded by the coding sequence ATGCTCGACCCCGCTCTCGCTCCCCGGGTCGCCGGGCCCCTGACCGGCGGGCTCGCCGACAGCCTCTTCGAGACGGCCGCCCGCACACCGGCCCTGCCGATGCTGGCCCGCCGTCCCGCGCCGGACTCCCCGGTCTGGCAGGAGGTGACGGCCGTCGAGTTCCGCGACGAGGTCGTCGACCTGGCCAAGGGCCTGATCGCGTGCGGCATCTCGCCGGGCGACCGGGTCGCGATCCTGGCCCGCACCCGCTACGAGTGGACGGTCTTCAGCTACGCGCTGTGGACGGTGGGCGCCGAGGTGGTGCCGATCTATCCGACCTCCTCGCGCGACCAGGTCGAGTGGATCCTGCGGGACGCGGGCTGCGTGGCCGTGGTGGTCGAGGACGAGCAGAGCGTGATGACGGTCGGCTCGGTGTGCGCGTCGCTGCCCGCGCTCCGCCACGTCTGGCAGCTGGACGCGGGCGCGCTGGACACGCTCGTGGCGCGCGGCGAGTTCATCCCGTACGCCACGGTCGACTCCATGCGCCGCATCGTGCTGCCGAACGCCACGGCGGTCGTCGCCTACACCTCGGGCACCTCGGGCCGCGCCATGGGCTGCGCGCTGAGCCACCGCGGGCTGGCCAGTCCGTGCGACACCCTGATCGAGGGCTGGGGCCACACGGTGGCGCCGCCCGGCGAGCAGGGCGCGGTCCTCGCCTTCCTGCCCTTCTCGCACGTGTACGGGCTGATGATCCAGAATTTGTGTGTCCGGGGCGGCCTGCTCATGGCGCACGAACCGACGACGACCCAGGAGGCGCTCGCCTCGGCCCTGCGCTCCTTCCGCCCGACGTACTTCTACGCGGTCCCGTCCGTGCTGGAGAAGCTCTACAAGAATTTCCTGCGCACCGCGCAGCAGGCGGGCCGCGGAGCGCTGTTCGAGCGAGCCGCCGCCACGGCGCGGGACTTCGCCGCCGCGCTGGAGCGCCGGCGGCTGGGCCAGGGGGCCGGGCCCGGCTTCGACCTGCGGCTCCAGCACTCCTTGTTCGAGCGGACGGTCTACCGCCGGCTGCGCAGCGCGCTGGGCGGCAGGGTGCGCCGCGCGACGTGCGGCGGTTCACCGCTCAGCCGTGAGCTGTCCCTGTTCTACGAGGGCATCGGCGTCTACGTCCACGACGGCTACGGGCTGACCGAGACCAGCGGCGGGCTGACCATGCAGCCGCTGGGGCGGGAGAAGTCCGGGACCGTCGGTCAGCCGCTGCCCGGCATGGAGATCCGCCTGGCCGACGACGGGGAGATCCTGGTGCGCGGGCCGTCGCTGTTCCAGGGGTACCTCGGCGACGAGGCGGCCACCCGCGAGGTGCTGCGCGGCGGGTGGCTGGCCACCGGGGACCTCGGTCACCTGGACGGGGAGAACTACCTGGCGATCACGGGACGCAAGAAGGACATCATCATCACCAGCGGCGGCAAGAGCGTGGCCCCGGCCGCCCTGGAGCAGCGGCTGCGCATGCACCCGCTCGTCCATCAGGCGGTGGTGGTGGGCGACAACCGGCCCTGCGTCGGCGCCCTGATCACGCTCGACCCCGAGTTCCTGACCCACTGGCGGGCGGGTCTGGCGCTGCAGGGCGACGTCCCGGCCCGCGAGGCGCGGGAGGAGAACGCGCTGCGCGAGGAGGTGGCACGGGCGGTGGCCGCGGCCAACAGCGCCGTGTCGCGTTCGGAGTCCATCCGGGTCTTCCGCGTCCTGCCCGAGCCCTTCGACGTGTCCAACGGGCTGCTGACCCCGTCGATGAAGCTGCGGCGCGACGAGATCGTTCGGACCTACGCCTTCGAGATCGACGCGATGTACGAGGCCCGGCCGCACCGGCGTCCCAGGACGGTGCCCGAGGAGCCGGCCGGCTGGGAGGACTCCGACAGCGTGTTCTTCCGGTGA
- a CDS encoding ATP-binding protein, with the protein MEPSDGITTASAGVTTPDGPASTAVTSAATARAYAESVARAQWGAGRGVREEDVVDLLLVVSELVTNAIRHGEGLAGFEARPTDDGMWIAVHDHSEVVPRAAHAFPTRHRGSGYGWPLVARLARDIAVDRRPAGGKTISVLVPLRDADAP; encoded by the coding sequence ATGGAACCAAGCGACGGGATCACCACGGCCTCGGCCGGCGTCACGACGCCCGACGGGCCGGCCTCCACAGCCGTGACCAGCGCGGCGACGGCACGCGCGTACGCGGAGTCGGTGGCGCGTGCGCAGTGGGGAGCGGGCCGCGGGGTGCGCGAGGAGGACGTCGTCGACCTGCTGCTCGTCGTCTCGGAGCTGGTGACCAACGCGATCCGCCACGGCGAGGGACTGGCCGGCTTCGAGGCCCGGCCCACGGACGACGGAATGTGGATCGCCGTCCACGACCACAGCGAGGTCGTGCCGCGTGCCGCGCACGCCTTCCCCACCCGGCACCGCGGGAGCGGCTACGGCTGGCCGCTGGTGGCCCGCCTGGCCCGTGACATCGCCGTGGACCGCCGGCCGGCGGGCGGCAAGACGATCAGCGTGCTGGTTCCGCTGCGCGACGCCGACGCTCCCTGA
- a CDS encoding PRC-barrel domain-containing protein: MREGRDGVPMESIWSYAAESGHVEGQDLTGCTVVATDGTIGHVDRQAEYFGMRHLVVDTGVWVFGRSVLVPVGMVRGIDPGARTVTVACTRAQVKAAPRFRTDSETMDREYLASVGDYYHRLPPRETSAD; encoded by the coding sequence ATGCGGGAGGGAAGGGACGGCGTGCCGATGGAGAGCATCTGGTCGTACGCGGCGGAAAGCGGTCACGTGGAGGGACAGGACCTCACCGGCTGCACCGTCGTCGCCACCGACGGCACCATCGGGCACGTGGACCGGCAGGCCGAGTACTTCGGCATGCGGCATCTGGTCGTGGACACCGGAGTCTGGGTCTTCGGCCGCAGCGTGCTGGTGCCGGTCGGCATGGTCAGGGGCATCGACCCCGGGGCGCGCACGGTCACGGTCGCCTGCACCAGGGCCCAGGTCAAGGCCGCGCCCCGGTTCCGCACCGACAGCGAGACGATGGACCGGGAGTATCTGGCGTCCGTCGGCGACTACTACCATCGGCTGCCGCCGCGGGAGACCTCCGCGGACTGA